The sequence TCATTGTTCTTGGTCTCTTTCGTTTAATTAACACATCTTCCTCCATAGACATGCCTAGAACACACCGATCGCATGAGgggattgtgagcacgtgatttttgcgcTACATAAATTGCtcctataaaatcaaagaaaatagatttttccaattatttgccattttataggattttgtaggATGTTCATTTAATTGTTTATATTTTGTGcatgtttaagttttatttaaaccatgaaaaactaccaaaaatatcatgcattgcatttaagatttatttttatatttttagaattaacCAGTAACTATTTGTTTTATAGAAattcgaaaatcacaaaaaaatagctcatttttttacattttttgtcttttaatttttagcttagaattaagtgttgtttataatttttataattagctaattagtttaatttcacactTTTGGATAATTTATTATTTgtaggattttaattaaaagaaaagaaaaaaaattagaaaataaaagaaagaattggaaaaaaaaGGTTTGTCTTTTAAAATTTGTCTAATTCTCGCCCAACCCAAATCTGATCCAAAACTTCCCACCCAAGCCAAACCTAACCTACCCGACCCGCTTACCAGACCCAAACCCACCCCTTTTAATTATTAAAACCTCAGATCCTAGACCAATTCACATCAGATCCCTAACGCAAAACCAGCGCAGCTTTTCCCCTTGTTCTCCATTCTGTCCTCACACTCTCATCTTCTTCGCTGCTGCTTCAACCTAAACCAAACACGATTCACACTCACACAAGCCTTGAGAACCAGCTGaaatttacaactcaaaattccagggcttaaaaatcagaaaagctccaaaaagaaaaagggaaacagAAACGCGAACTGAAACAAATTTTCAAGTCGTTCCTACTTCGATTCTACCGTTCATTTTTTGCATTCGGATAGGGATCTAGAAAGTAGCTCGAATAAAAACAAGCTCTAGGATTCTTGGGTCGTTGAGTTGTTGATTGTTGGCTGAATCTGTTGTTCTTGCTTCGCTGATCTGTTCTTCATTCGATTTGTTCATGTCAAGGTATTCCTCGACCCTTGCTAATAAAAGCTCCAGCACGTTGAGCTCTTTCTGCGCGCTGCGGTTAGCCTCTTCTTCTCGCGCTCTCGCTGCTAACTTGCGCATCTCACCTACCCAATTCTCTCCTCTCCGCCGATCTCTGCCGTTGACATCTGCATATATAATTGGCAAGCCACTTTTTTGCTCGCGCTCACATAGGAGAATATCAGTATTGAGTAGAAACTCCTCGAGATCTCAGTTTAGAATTAAATCATCAATGGCTGAGACTGTGACAGGTAAAAGTAAAGGgaaagttgaagtgtttgataCTGAAGAGGAACTTGCCGTGTCTCTAGCGAAGTACACAGCTGATTTATCGGAGAAGTTTTGCAAAGAGAGAGGTTCTTTTTCTGTTGTTGTTTCCGGTGGTTCACTTATCAAGTCTCTTAGGTAATTGTTTATTCTTCTCGTTGTTAATCTCTTTGGGATGGTTTTGGTGTTTAAGTTAATTGAATGCTTGTGTTTGTTGCAATTGTGCAGGAAATTGGTGGAGCCACCATATATTGATTCAATAGACTGGTCGAAGTGGCATGTTTTCTGGGTGGATGAGAGAGTGGTCCCAAAGGATCATCCTGATAGCAATTATTTGCTTGCTTATGATGCTTTTCTATCCAAGGTATTTGTGTCTTTATTATACTATGTATTGATTCTAACGCTTCCACAGTGTGTGATATCTTcaattttttgttaaaataatttTTCGTACTATATATATACATGCTTCTTTCATTTGTTTGTCCGATCAATGGAATGAAAATGATCGGTTTATTGTGCAAATGCTTCCTTACATTTGAACAACGAGCTGCATTAATGTCTGAGTTTCTACACAGAGAATGTAAGGGTAATCTGAACAGAGGTGAAATGCACTTTACGGGGCTATATATTGATGGAGAATAAACTCTGTTGTTATTAAGCTTTCCATTCATCAACTCCATTACTCCGGATGAACCATATGGAAAAATCAGATTAGAAAGTAGTTCTGTTAGGAGTTGAGGCCAGTGGTATCAGAGAATGCAAGTTGTGCCCATAGTGTAAACACATAATGTACCAAAATGTCTTGGGTTaagacactaaataagataatctTGCTAATGGATCAACGAGGACTAAACTGATCTGGTGGTCCCTGGTAAAATGAACTGTGAGAATATAAGGTAAAAGGTAAATACTtcctccgtcccaatttatatggTACTGTTTGATCGAACATGGAGTTTAAAGAAATGTTAAAATGTTTTCTAAATATGTAAAGGTGCCATTTTTTGggacaaactaaaaaggaaagtgtGTCACATAAAATGTGACTGAGGgagtaaatattatttatttagcaGACACATGAATGACTTGTGTCGTGCCATGTACTGTCCTAAGAAACTGTTTTAGCAATGTGAAAGCTTTCCAGAATTAAAGCCTTCCTCTATTAGAGGGAACATAAACAACAACAAATATGCCTAAGTCCTAAACAAGTTGGGGTCGACATTATgaatcctcacttcctcatttAAGCTCAACTTATATTATCATCCTACCAAATAAATTAAAAATGAATAGAGGGAACACAATCAACAAATTTTAAATAACGATCAACAAGTTATGaacgaaaaagaagaaaagacagCAACTTGTTTGTAGGGAAATTAActgtagagaaaagagagaagaaagagttAAAGAGCGATAAAGGCAGAAGAACTTATGTTATATTGATTATAAGGTTAGCTTTATATAGCCAAGTGTATTACATAAAAGCTGTGAATAATGTAACAACTCAAAGAGAATCTAGGATACAGAGAAACCTATGTGAATAACAATCCTAAACAAAAGGAATCTGATAAGCACCAAAAGAGATATTAAAAAACAGAATAACAAAAAGTCTTATACAGAAGGAGATAACTTGTTACTGCCGTTATTAAGAGTAAGTATTATGATGGAGTAATAATTAGCGATTATTGGTGTGTCTGGATGAAGCCATAAAGAAGtcaattttggtgttgtttggaTGGATTCAAAAATGACTGTATGTTAGTTATTTATAGGATGAGAATAGGTCTTTAATCATGATGTCATGCCGTTTGTCATAATTTTTTATGTATGCATCTGTCCATAAACTCTTATGCATGAGCCCATTTAGCTAATCTAATTAGCCATTTGTCCATAAATCCTCGTGCATGAAACTTGCTACTTAgctaaaatatcattaaaatattTCTAACAATTATTTCAAAAGATTCTTCAAGAAATGGAGTAGAACTTACTGGATTTGTAGTTGAAGTAGTATACACTTTGATGATTTCACCTATATGAGAGTGAAATAGTGCCACTCCTATAAAATTTTGGCCAAAACTCTAGAGTTCTCATGAATAACTAAGAACATGCATGGCATGTTTGTGCAAAACCATGTTGAACAACTTAATCGTGAGGGGTCAAAATGTAATTGATGAAATTTTTTCCTTGCAATAAGAATTATTGGTTCATATAAATACTATATTTAAATCGTAATTCTGCGGGTGAAATTGTATTGGTCTAAGTTAGGTTCATACTTCATAGTCCAAAAGACTCCAAGTTGATTGCATTTGAACCATACAAATCTAGCAAGACGTACTcttaaatttttttgaaatatgTAGGGGATTGTTGCTAATATTTCAACAATATTTTAGATAAGTGGCTTCATGCATAAGCGTTAATGGACATATGTCTAAATAGATTAGCTAAATAGCTTCATGCATGAGAGTTTAAAGACAAATGGTTAAGTGAATTAGCTAAGTGGCTCCATACATGAGAAGTTATGGATAAGTGGCATGACACTTGCCGTGATTAGAGGCCTATTCTCATCCTATATATAGCTAATCATACCCCAATTTTTAATCCGTGTTAATGCACCAAAAGTTGGTTTTGCTTATGGCTTTATCACAACAAACCAACAATTGCTAATTATGACCTCATCTTAGTACATACTCCCTCTagccttatttcctttgtagtcaATTTCCCTACAAATACCTAGTTGTTTTATCTTTTTTGTTCATAACGTGCTTGTTATTATTTGAATTTTGTTATTCATGTTCCCTCTGATAGAGGAAGACTTGTTTAATCGGGGAAAAACTCACTTTGCgaaaatagtttcttaggacgGTGCCTAGCTCGATAAGCCATTCATATAtctcttaaataaataatattgatTCACCTTTTcccttgtatttttttttctggaAAAGGAACCTTTCCCTTATATTTGCCAACAAATATCTTGTTGTTAATGCATTTTGTGTGTTGTCTCTGCTTAGTAGatcaaataattttcttttgagAAGGGCTTAGTAGATCAAATCATAAATGCTGACCTAACATGTTAGTACGAAGATCATGTGAGTTTCGAGAGCTGTCTGAGGTAGAAACTTACAGTGAAGCACCTCTCAAGATTCAGTTCAATAATCCATCGACTTTTAGTATTCCATAAGTCCAAAGTGAGTAAATGTCCTTATCCTAAGCTGCAACTAGCGTTAGTTTGTTCTTGGATAGAGCAAAGGCTGCCGTTCTTGTTGGATTAAACATGTGGTCACAGAGGTTGTTGCTGGTATTTGTTAAAGATGGAAATGCAGAAAGAAAGACGGTTTTCCCCTTTCTCTGTCTATTGTTTCGGGCAGGGGCTGGAGGTGTAGGTTGCTTCTTTTCTCATGTTTACATTTGAGAATTACACTATTTCTATTGTTACTTTCAGTCTTGAATGAAAAATATGCATTGTAATGGGATATTGCAAAAGTAGGAGAAAGGTAGAACCAATTGTCATACGGGGCAAAATGATTGCTCGCCAAAAGCATTCTGGTAAATTATGGGAAAGCTGAACTTCCCGCTGCTGTGTAGGGAAAAGCCTTTGGCATGCTAAACAAACCTGCGCCCTGTTACTAATACCCCTATTCACCCCCTTGGGATGTGACCATTTGACTTTTGTTCCTTATAACTTGATGCTAATTTTGGGGCTCTTGATTAATCATGTGCAAAGTAATTGTGCAAAATTGACCATTAATCAACACTGTTTAACAAGATCAAATCTTTAAACTTCTATCATCACCAAATATCTTTGGATTTTTTATATGTTAAGGGGGTGGGAGCTGTCATTTGAATCgtctctttatttttatttttttggttggtAAGTTGAATAGGCTCTTTATCATGAACGAAAAAAGCAAATTTACCTACGTGGTTTTTCTCctttttggggggtgggggggtgggggggaGAGGGATCATTTAAATCCTCTCTTCATAATGCaccccaaaagaaaaacaaatggtAAACAAGTCCGAAGATTTCATGAACCTGATTGTTTGGATGAGCCGGATATGTCAAGTAACTTTTAAACACATTTCTGGGGTACATGGAGTAACACTATGTGATCCATATAAAAGGGCAAcatataaagaatttgaaaaaagAACCTGCTGTACAAAAAGAAGAGAAGCAAGAATATACAACATTAAATTTTATCTTTTGCTTGCGCAGCGTATCCATAAATTCCTGATATAAAGAACTTGTCAACCCTTGAAGCCCTTTTATCAATGACTTCTAAACAATATTTGAGGTccctcttctttttctctcttttgtgTGGAACGTAATATGAGAAATAATGTTGTATTAGCAAAATACTTCAAACATTACCATTGTAACCTTACCTACTTTAAACTAAATGGTAATGCTTTGAGATTTCTGTTGCTAGAGTAGTTTAGTGGGGGTTAAATCTACAGGATCAGCTGAATAGTAATTGAATAGCTTAAGCAAAATTGACATGTTTTGAAGTTCAATGAGTAAAATTGCCCGTGCTCAATGCCATGTAGAGTTGCTGATAAGCTCAGATTGAGCTTATGTTGGCTTTTGCTTAACTCCAACTTAGTATGATTTAAGCGGGTTTGAAATATATCCTCAATCTTGGCCCATACACTTTTAGGGAAGGTTCTTCGGTAACTCTAGCAAGTTAAATGGGCTTGCTCTGAGATGTGCCATCTTATCTGGCAGTCCCAGCATTCCAAAGCTACAGAGTATTTGAAGCGAAGATGATTATGAACTAAATTACCAAATTCTTACTAAACTTTTGAGATGCATGGCTGATGAGTAGGggtggcaatttgagcccaaacccaTTTAACCCGCCCAACCCGCCATAAGATTAATGGGTTGAGTTACAAACATTTTAGCTCATGGGTCAATTTGGGCTGAGTCATGGAACTCGGCCAAAACAAAAGGTATCTCAACCCAACTTATATAGAAATTTATTTAGTTGCtccaattttactttttttttttgtattttcagttttctcttttttttttttttttctgcacCACCAACCCCCtcaaaactttttactttttttttgtattttcaattttttgtttttttctgcaccacccacccccacccctgcaaaccccccccccctaaaataattttttttttttttttgtattttcaattttctgtttttttctgAACTACCCACCCCCATCACccattgtttagcccatcttgacccagCTCATCTTAGCCCAAGTACACTTTGGGTTGAGGTTGGGCAATGACCCATTTATTGACCTAACCCATCTTGACCCGCCCAAATTCAGCCCAACCcgcccatttgccacccctaCTGATGAGTGCATCTATTAGATTACCAACTGTTCATGATACTTGCATCACATTTAGGCAGTTTTGTACTTTTTAAGAATGATGAATGAGCTGTTACTTCATCACCATTTCCCTTTTACATCTTTATTCTACCTACTTaacttttaagctcattttgtcACTTCTTTTTACTTCATCACTTCTCTCGTTTCACATCTTAATTCTATCTACTAAACTTTTAGGCTCACCTCTTCTTTCTCTTGGGCAGATACCTATTCCTAGTGGCAATGTGTATGCCATAAACGATGCATTATCAGCAGAGGGTGCAACAGATGATTATGAGACTTGTCTAAGACATTTGGTTAAGAGCAAGATTGTAGACATTTCTGAGGCTACTGGATTTCCCAAATTTGATGTAATGCTATTGGGTATGGGTCCCGATGGGCATGTAGCTTCATTGTTTCCCGGGCATCCTCTTGTCCATGAGAAAGAGAAGTGGGTCACCTTCATCAAGGAATCTCCAAAACCTCCACCGGAAAGGATTACATTTACATTTCCTGTAATAAACTCATCCGCCAATATCGCTCTTGTTGTAGCAGGTGCTGGGAAGGCAGATGTAGTGCATAAATCACTAGGTGATGGTGAAAGTTCTGATTTGCTTCCCGTGCAAATGGTTTCACCTGAAGGAGAATTGGTTTGGTTTTTAGACAAGGCTGCCGCTTCAAAGCTGTAAGGATGATGATATATGAGTTACGAATTAGTGCGTCGAAGAAGTAAAACAATTAGTGCTTCACTGCTGTGTGTGTATTTTGTAATTTCAATACATTCTCAAGAAGGGATGTTTTCCCCGGTATTGCCAGCAAAATGCTGAGGTTTCATATGCCATTCTCGAGTTGTTGGCAGTTTCTCCTCACTTGTTTCTGTGATGATGCTTGGCTCTCACTAACTCACTAATAAAAGTGCAGTTTGTGCTGTTATTTTCTGTTCATCTGTAGGTTAGGCATGTGGACAGCTTCTTTGTATCATCACCTGGGTGTAATATGCCAACATTATTCAATTTGGTGCAAAGCAACGCATATTTGATCATTTCTTATTATGTAGAAGAGCGAATATGGTCGACCATCTGAGGGCATTTTAGacttttcataacttatagcatACGTGTCCTTTAGGAGTGGTATTTATTGGCTAGCCACATCATCAAAACTCTCAAATTATTTATCGTTTTCATCTAGAATTTTCCCTCAGCTCAGTTCCCCATCTCTAGCGTCCTGGTTCTCTGTTGGGTCTCACAATATTCAGGTATTCCCTACAGGTTATTctcctttttgtttttcatttttagtTGTTTGTTGCACTGGAGTTTTGTTTCTGTTTTCCCCTTTATTTGTTATGcctatttcattttcattttagttttctcttcttcctttttcctTCTTCATTACCTGGTTTACGGTTTCACTATTGTTGGTGTTGCTTTCTTGCTGTTGTTgcctttctttacttttttgtGTAGTTGTTCTCTTCTCTGTATTTTCCTTGCATCTCTTTCTTGTCTGTtcctttttgtttcctttttttttaggAATATGTGCTTCTATATGTTTTGTGAGTTTGACTTAGAattttgtattttggattttacCATAGAGTCCATTTTTTAATTTGTGGTTGTGATTGTTGAATCTAATTTCCTATGGGTTTTTTCCCTAATGAATCGAAGGATCAGGAGTTCTATTAGTTTGCTTTATTCTTTAAATAAAATTGAGAGAATCTGTTTTATTTAATATCAATAAATCCAAATAACTGTATCagcaagaaaaaaaatatatttttcttttaagtttcattaaataAAGGAACAAAAATGATTGTCGTACATATTTTGTAAACCTAATATTTCTTCGATGCATATTCTCAAATTGTTTGTCAATCATCATGCTCATCTCAGTATAACATTGTGCTCAGttggttaaacaattaaattagcTGGTGTTTAACATGCTTTTAAGAGTATTGGTGATACATTTGTCCTAGCAAGCATTTGAAGCTTTGCAACTCTTTCATGGACTATGACCCTTTTCTTTTCTTGACTGAGACAATAACAATTATGCCTCAATCCCCAAACAAGAAAGGATTGAGAAATTGTTGCGCTTCAAGGGACTTCAAGTCTGAATGATGAACAGAGTTTTCTGGGAAGCAAGTGTTATTTTTGTTCGATTTCGTGTGTAAAATTTCTTGTTTTAAACTCTATGCAAAACTGTTCCATTTAGTTTGCTTGATGTCTTGTGGATCAGCACTAATTGAAGATCATATCTTTGTTAAATAGATTTTGCATCAGAGATGGATCTTTCATTCTAAAAAAAGGccgaaaaaaatgaggaatacaTGGGTGAAAGAGAAATAGATGTGCAAGCATGTAAATATTCATCAATAATTCATTAATATCTGTACATCCAAAGGGACCTTAATTTTTTATAGTTGTTTAGTGATTGAATATTGGACATCTGAGAGTTGTGGAAATTTTGGTGATATGCCGTGAATAATTATAGTAGAAGCTAacttacaaaaaatatatagtaACTAAAATAAATGTTATTAGAAACTAAAAAAAGGGACAAGGAATATCCCGATGTATGACTTTGACAACTGCTGATAGCACTAAAATAGCTATTAACTTTATGATCTTCATCTTAAATTCATACTTTGATTATTATAGTTTCATTATCGTATATTtgcatttgtatttttgtttattttttgctTCATGTTTTACCTTTTTAATTAGAGTGGAGATAATAGCACTATTGTGGCTCACctagagatatatatatatatatatatatatatatatatatatatatatatatatatatatatatatatatatatatatatatatatatatatatatatatatatatatatatatatatatatatatatatatatatatatatatatatatatatatatatatatatatatatatatataaatagcaAGAATGCATTATTAACATATTATATCATCATGTCTTAATTTTCATGATTGTTGTATAGATAATTTCGTGCTGCATTTTAATATAAGCATTTTATTTTTCTACTCTGTTTGCCTCGTAACAGTAAAGAAGGCAAGCATTGCACTTTGCTATTAATCATGTTTCAATGTTGTTCTACTTTGTTTGCCTCATAAAAGTAAAGAGGATTCAAGTGATGTAATTACAGGTATAAGTAGTTGACTCCCTCAAAGAACTCTCATGTACTATAAAATAGCAGACTATGATTCTATCTTCCCAACTGTGCGCTTTAACTTGATTAAACTAAAATTTACCTTAAATACTAATGTAGTTTTAATACTGGAACATTTGGACAGGGTATATTTCCCTCAGTATTAATTATGTGAAACATGAAACAAAACTCTCTAAACTACTAAAGAAACCATATCTTATTTTTGGAACTACAATCTGttattttaagattttttttcacTTGAGATGTCAAGAACTTAATCTTAGCCTCTTGCTCCTAaagttatgaaattttccaatgtTAATTTTCCAGTTTAGTTGCCTAGAGTTTGTCTTGGTGTCAATTGAAGAGGACATGACTTGTGCTACTAGGACCTCAATTCTCTCCCAAATTTTTTAGATATTTCTAACTGCTTATATTATGATTTAGCCTTCGTTGAGAAGCTCATAATTGGAAGAAATGGTACAATCTTTTTGGCGCAGAAGCGAATTTTACATGCATACATCTTGATCTGGGCCTCATTGTGATTATTTTTTGTATTGCTTACAGTTTCTAAGATAACAGTAGTGTTGGGGATGCATTAACCGATCATGTTCTGCAAACAGTATCAGATTTCTCATAGGACACTTAAAAAAGTAGGATAGACTCTTTGTGCAGAGAATGCAGCTGGCACAAActtaatttttttcatttatatGGACATATCAACTCTTACGTCTCTTGCCCAAAGTTGTTGCACCATGGGTCTCCGCTAATATAATAGCTCTTGTCATTCAGTGAATGACCACACCTTAACAATAAGTAGTAAAACAACAAAATTGCTTCTCAtttctcatatttgatgattagTTGTCTAGGCTGCTGCTTTTCTGTGCTACATATAGGACCATTTCATTTGTTTTTAGTAATTTCAAGGATTGGATCAATGCATGCACTTCTTCCAGTGAATCTATATGCTGGCAGTGAAGTTTTACCATTGCAGTGTTTCGATAAATCTGGTACCATCTTAATGTTTAATAAAATTTTTGTATCAATTTGTGGAATGAAAGTTAATGTTGCTGTTAGTTTCTTTCTGAAAATAAATGAAAGTAGCTCTCTCACTTTTTATTGTactaaaggaaaatgaaaattccAATTTTAAGTAAGTGCTATAACAATTAGTGACAAGCTCATAGTTCAAACTTTGACATGCAAAAGAGCAGCATATTAGAAAAATCTGCAGCTTCTTTTGCATTAGAGGAAGATTAATGATCGACTCTTCAACTGTGGCTTTCTGATCTGTAGTATTTATTAGCATTCTTACTCAAATTTATTTCGGACTTATGTAATTTTTATATTAGCTATCTTGATAAATTCTAACTTAACTATTCTTGTTAAGGCAGAATTGGAGATGGAGAGAACCCAATATGCTGTTTCCAAGGAAATTGATATGCTAAAAGCAATACGCTTTACATGTCCATGTCACGCCCATGCACCTCCTGATTGTAATGGTCGGGCTTGGCTCTGCTTGCCGGTCGTGCTGCAGCCTCCAGACGCCTCCAAGCAAGCAAAGGTTTTCGGGGTAATTACCAcgcttgaaagaaataaaaaatgtcTACTAAAATAATTGTACATATCTATTTAGTGAAACTTTctcctttgtttttattttatgatgTAACTTCTTTTGATTCTTGAGGGCAAATACAAAGGAGAAAACATTCTTCGGTAGTGCAAGGTTCTTGCAATACACTATATGCCTGTCAATTGGGATGTGAAATTTTGTTCGTATGTAGTGTAAACAATTACATAAATTTTCGCAGCGCCTTTTTATTTTTTCGATAGGTTGTCGCAGCACGATTTTGTTGGGCCCGTGCTCAGCGCGGGCATGCTTCATCTAGTAAAGCTTAGAAGCTTCCTCCTTCTTTGTCAAACGAAGCAGATTCAAAGCA is a genomic window of Nicotiana tabacum cultivar K326 chromosome 16, ASM71507v2, whole genome shotgun sequence containing:
- the LOC107775966 gene encoding putative 6-phosphogluconolactonase 4, chloroplastic; the protein is MSRYSSTLANKSSSTLSSFCALRLASSSRALAANLRISPTQFSPLRRSLPLTSAYIIGKPLFCSRSHRRISVLSRNSSRSQFRIKSSMAETVTGKSKGKVEVFDTEEELAVSLAKYTADLSEKFCKERGSFSVVVSGGSLIKSLRKLVEPPYIDSIDWSKWHVFWVDERVVPKDHPDSNYLLAYDAFLSKIPIPSGNVYAINDALSAEGATDDYETCLRHLVKSKIVDISEATGFPKFDVMLLGMGPDGHVASLFPGHPLVHEKEKWVTFIKESPKPPPERITFTFPVINSSANIALVVAGAGKADVVHKSLGDGESSDLLPVQMVSPEGELVWFLDKAAASKL